From Bosea sp. NBC_00550, the proteins below share one genomic window:
- a CDS encoding MFS transporter, with the protein MSSATEPVRVQATAAPMQRYRLFAVLGGLYLAQAIPSYLFVAALPPIMRELGVSRTAIGAMSILLLPLVIKFLWAPWVDRIRPFARAHRAGWVFITQSLTILAILALITVGPTQVDAIIAIGFVASLLISTQDIATDGYAAKYLPEADRAVGNAIQGGSVAFGVVIGGTLGLVLYHHIGWTGMLVTIAAISLLPLVAAAMMREDDPVPGAAAAPRPSIRAFLKRPEARQILWIALTYRASEGLVKAMEGAYLVDAGIPLDQIGYLSGLSATTAGLAGSAIAAWMVKRQGLSFVLALLGGLRTLCFALFTAHALGAVVGVWPLFGAAGFQTLIRYMEIVALYSLFMAVTTSEQPGTDFTILACAQLLVYLAGSMLAGKLADVMGYGFLFGLATAISAIAVIATIRMLAQARIMRPAAETA; encoded by the coding sequence ATGAGCAGCGCGACGGAGCCGGTTCGGGTGCAGGCCACGGCCGCGCCAATGCAGCGTTACCGGCTCTTCGCCGTGCTGGGCGGGCTCTATCTCGCGCAGGCGATCCCGTCCTATCTCTTCGTCGCGGCGCTGCCGCCGATCATGCGCGAGCTGGGCGTCTCGCGCACCGCGATCGGCGCGATGAGCATCCTGCTGCTGCCGCTGGTGATCAAGTTCCTCTGGGCGCCCTGGGTCGACCGCATCCGCCCCTTCGCGCGGGCGCATCGCGCAGGCTGGGTCTTCATCACCCAGAGCCTGACGATCCTCGCCATCCTCGCGCTGATCACGGTGGGGCCGACACAGGTCGACGCCATCATCGCGATCGGCTTCGTCGCCTCGCTGCTGATCTCGACGCAGGACATCGCGACCGACGGTTATGCGGCGAAATATCTGCCGGAAGCCGACCGCGCCGTCGGCAACGCCATCCAGGGCGGCTCGGTGGCGTTCGGCGTCGTCATCGGCGGCACGCTCGGCCTCGTGCTCTATCATCATATCGGCTGGACTGGGATGCTGGTGACCATCGCCGCAATCTCGCTGCTGCCGCTCGTCGCGGCGGCGATGATGCGGGAGGACGATCCGGTGCCGGGCGCCGCGGCCGCGCCCCGTCCCTCGATCCGCGCCTTCCTGAAGCGGCCGGAAGCGCGGCAGATCCTCTGGATCGCCCTGACTTATCGGGCCAGCGAAGGCTTGGTGAAGGCGATGGAGGGCGCCTATCTCGTCGATGCCGGCATTCCGCTCGACCAGATCGGCTATCTCTCCGGTCTGTCGGCCACCACGGCGGGGCTCGCCGGCTCGGCCATCGCCGCCTGGATGGTGAAGCGGCAGGGCCTTTCCTTCGTACTCGCCCTGCTCGGCGGCCTGCGGACGCTGTGCTTCGCGCTGTTCACCGCCCACGCGCTCGGCGCCGTCGTCGGGGTCTGGCCGCTTTTCGGCGCCGCCGGCTTCCAGACGCTCATCCGCTACATGGAGATCGTCGCGCTCTATTCGCTGTTCATGGCGGTGACGACCTCGGAGCAGCCCGGCACCGATTTCACCATCCTCGCCTGCGCCCAGTTGCTGGTCTATCTCGCCGGCTCGATGCTGGCCGGCAAGCTCGCCGATGTGATGGGCTACGGCTTCCTGTTCGGGCTCGCAACCGCGATCTCGGCCATTGCCGTGATCGCGACGATCAGGATGCTGGCGCAGGCTAGGATCATGCGCCCGGCCGCAGAAACCGCCTGA
- a CDS encoding helix-turn-helix transcriptional regulator, whose protein sequence is MLPRSGPDESPETASFVPFRLISADVGRDEASTLSRRILGRNAAREATAPDLTLLFDARCVLTTRPDIGLRSCFAPASHWIWSSPGRGGEGPRHILVRPAEGRVVIRQGERRIALRPREAAALALDNPAEFVLAQPGRIDVIELDAGLLPLLGEEPAALMRVIPRSNPGLQALAHYGALLLRGLLPLNSAELQALAKAHVHALVGAALSDLESSAPVAATDRRAGRLAAIKADIEARLDRRDLGVEMIATLHGVSARVVQKLFEGEGRTFSDYVLERRLDRAWHRLVTADGAGLTISAVAYEVGFGDLSYFNRCFRKRFGRQPSQVRAQAVNGEVEA, encoded by the coding sequence GTGCTGCCACGCTCCGGGCCGGATGAGTCGCCGGAAACGGCGAGCTTCGTGCCGTTCCGGCTGATTTCGGCCGATGTCGGGCGCGACGAGGCGAGCACGCTGTCGCGGCGCATCCTCGGCCGCAATGCAGCCCGCGAGGCCACGGCTCCCGACCTGACCTTGCTCTTCGATGCGCGCTGCGTGCTGACCACGCGCCCCGATATCGGCTTGCGCTCCTGCTTCGCCCCGGCCTCGCACTGGATCTGGTCGTCGCCGGGGCGGGGCGGGGAGGGCCCGCGCCATATCCTCGTGCGGCCGGCCGAAGGACGCGTGGTCATCCGCCAGGGCGAGAGGCGGATTGCGCTGCGGCCGCGCGAGGCGGCGGCGCTTGCCTTGGACAACCCGGCCGAGTTCGTGCTGGCCCAGCCCGGCCGCATCGATGTGATCGAACTCGACGCAGGCTTGCTGCCGCTTCTCGGCGAGGAGCCGGCAGCGCTGATGCGCGTCATCCCGCGCTCCAATCCGGGGCTGCAGGCGCTGGCGCATTACGGCGCCTTGCTGCTGCGCGGCCTGCTGCCGCTGAACTCGGCCGAGCTTCAGGCGCTGGCCAAGGCCCATGTCCATGCTCTGGTCGGGGCCGCGCTATCCGACCTGGAATCCTCCGCGCCGGTCGCCGCGACAGATCGGCGGGCCGGTCGCCTCGCCGCGATCAAGGCCGATATCGAGGCCAGGCTCGATCGGCGCGATCTCGGCGTCGAGATGATCGCGACCCTGCACGGCGTCAGCGCGCGAGTCGTCCAGAAGCTGTTCGAAGGCGAGGGCAGGACCTTTTCGGACTATGTGCTGGAGCGCCGGCTCGACCGCGCCTGGCACCGCCTCGTCACCGCCGATGGGGCGGGGCTGACCATCAGTGCCGTCGCCTACGAGGTCGGCTTCGGCGATCTCTCCTATTTCAATCGCTGCTTCCGCAAGCGCTTCGGCCGCCAGCCCTCACAGGTCCGGGCGCAGGCCGTGAACGGAGAGGTGGAAGCCTGA
- a CDS encoding TonB-dependent receptor yields MTRSIRLATSFIALLASSMAVAQVSPQSASRPATPAAAAPQANVIDLDTITVTAARAERSTAEIPQSIQVIDRGEIEEQLKFSPNAATALGKLVPGYSMSTQTVSSASENYRGRDLLVMIDGVPMNTPLRDVSRILSLIDLNTVDRIEVVAGASSLYGAGATGGTVNFITKKAAEGKPRVTVNSAIRAFTQNIGRSLAPEASVTVSGKVPDGIDYLFSGQIRGAGRTYDGSGRELPSDGLLGQGGGDRYKAGNLLAKLGYDFAGGKRIELNASWIGFDQDPKYLTNYAAPFARPDRTQLYNGQSVLEDTKSISLRYSDADFALGKLSVLGYYNDIKKRFNYSTFSYPYNSQVYYSFNPLSPTSRDNQTTLYSQRGGVNVTIDTSLDRLLPGAKLTWGGDLIQEKTWQTLTSGQDVFTPLQQTTAAGFGQLQIPIGDRVVLRGGLRYEHFSLSVSDYTRPAAYAAVAANNALGYQSFVLPALRVLGGDFDYSALTANIGATIKLSETSEIFGGFSQGFALPDVGAFTRRAGISTQYACPVQLPNCLPANRQTISYSSIAPQAQIVNNYELGIRGSYDRFKGSLTGYISTSDEGVTFDPVSNTMSQQKERIWGVEATGDVTVTEAFTMGTVLSYREGRYDTNADGKLDSNLPNNRIGSPWRGMLYGSYRFVNGMQLRVEGEAFSDRDVAIDLRGTRYKLKGAATMNAALTAPVWDGEAYVAVNNLFDRNYQNPTATSVRNLANYSWGRTVTVGFRKTF; encoded by the coding sequence ATGACCCGATCGATCCGCCTCGCCACGAGCTTCATTGCCCTCCTCGCCTCCTCCATGGCGGTGGCGCAGGTTTCGCCGCAGTCCGCGTCGCGCCCCGCTACGCCTGCCGCGGCCGCGCCCCAGGCGAACGTGATCGATCTCGACACCATCACCGTCACCGCCGCGCGCGCCGAGCGCAGCACGGCCGAGATACCGCAGTCGATCCAGGTCATCGACCGCGGCGAGATCGAGGAGCAGCTCAAGTTCAGCCCCAACGCCGCCACGGCGCTGGGCAAGCTGGTGCCGGGCTACTCAATGTCGACGCAGACGGTCTCTAGCGCCTCGGAAAACTATCGCGGCCGCGATCTGCTGGTGATGATCGACGGCGTACCGATGAACACGCCGCTGCGCGACGTCTCGCGCATCCTGTCGCTGATCGATCTCAACACGGTTGATCGCATCGAGGTCGTCGCCGGCGCCTCCAGCCTCTACGGCGCGGGCGCGACGGGCGGCACGGTCAACTTCATCACGAAGAAGGCCGCCGAGGGAAAGCCGCGCGTGACGGTCAACTCGGCCATCCGCGCCTTCACCCAGAACATCGGCCGTTCGCTGGCGCCGGAGGCTTCGGTGACGGTCTCCGGCAAGGTGCCTGATGGGATCGACTACTTGTTCTCCGGGCAGATCCGCGGCGCCGGGCGCACCTATGACGGCTCCGGGCGTGAATTGCCCTCGGACGGGCTGCTCGGACAGGGTGGCGGCGACCGCTACAAGGCCGGCAATCTGCTCGCCAAGCTCGGCTACGACTTCGCCGGGGGCAAGCGCATCGAGCTCAATGCTTCCTGGATCGGCTTCGACCAGGACCCGAAATACCTGACGAACTACGCCGCCCCGTTCGCACGGCCGGACCGGACACAGCTCTATAACGGACAGAGCGTTCTGGAAGACACCAAGTCGATCTCGCTGCGCTACAGCGACGCCGATTTCGCGCTCGGCAAGCTCAGCGTGCTCGGCTACTACAACGACATCAAGAAGCGCTTCAATTACTCGACCTTCTCCTACCCTTACAATTCTCAGGTCTACTATTCCTTCAACCCGCTCTCGCCGACGAGCCGGGACAACCAGACGACGCTCTATTCGCAGCGCGGCGGCGTCAACGTCACCATCGACACCTCGCTGGATCGCTTGCTGCCCGGCGCCAAGCTGACCTGGGGCGGCGATCTCATCCAGGAGAAGACCTGGCAGACCCTGACCAGCGGGCAGGACGTCTTCACGCCGCTGCAGCAGACGACGGCCGCCGGCTTCGGCCAGCTCCAGATCCCGATCGGCGACCGTGTCGTGCTGCGCGGCGGCCTGCGCTACGAGCACTTCTCGCTCTCGGTCAGCGACTATACCCGCCCGGCCGCCTATGCCGCCGTCGCCGCGAACAATGCGCTGGGCTACCAGTCCTTCGTGCTGCCGGCCCTGCGCGTCCTCGGCGGCGATTTCGACTATTCGGCGCTCACAGCCAATATCGGCGCGACGATCAAGCTTAGCGAAACCAGCGAGATCTTCGGCGGCTTCTCGCAGGGCTTCGCGCTGCCCGATGTCGGCGCCTTCACGCGCCGCGCCGGCATCTCGACGCAATATGCATGCCCCGTACAGCTGCCGAACTGCCTGCCGGCCAACCGGCAGACCATCAGCTACTCCTCGATCGCGCCCCAAGCGCAGATCGTGAACAACTACGAGCTCGGCATCCGCGGCAGCTATGACCGCTTCAAGGGCTCGCTGACCGGCTATATCAGCACCTCCGACGAAGGCGTCACCTTCGACCCCGTCTCCAACACCATGTCGCAGCAGAAGGAGCGGATCTGGGGCGTCGAGGCGACCGGCGACGTCACGGTCACCGAGGCCTTCACCATGGGTACCGTGCTGTCCTATCGCGAGGGCCGCTACGACACCAATGCCGACGGCAAGCTCGACAGCAACCTGCCCAACAACCGCATCGGCTCGCCCTGGCGCGGCATGCTCTATGGCAGCTACCGCTTCGTGAACGGCATGCAGCTGCGCGTCGAGGGCGAGGCCTTCTCCGACCGCGACGTCGCGATCGACCTGCGCGGCACGCGCTACAAGCTGAAGGGCGCCGCCACGATGAACGCCGCGCTGACCGCGCCGGTCTGGGATGGCGAGGCCTATGTCGCCGTCAACAACCTGTTCGACCGCAACTACCAGAATCCGACCGCGACCTCGGTCCGCAATCTCGCGAACTACAGCTGGGGCCGGACCGTCACCGTCGGCTTCCGCAAGACCTTCTGA
- a CDS encoding TniB family NTP-binding protein — translation MTLPADRSTQVLQNLLTALPQEERDQIALMERVKSRVLRTHDRDGVANAAFTFLLRDLVTRVDPTRPLGPGNRMETRALVVTGRTGAGKSSLLSRMFANHPGFTGYGIPHSQCPAITIGTPSPCTPKALGLEILRALGYPMSASRTQAYIFSMVRERLQQRGILALHLDEVHNVLENASERDVREIRKVFKTFMASDAWPVVLVLSGLPQIASFFEGLAETDDDGQTRADTKGEVRRRSQFIHLRSLSLPGDIAMVFAALQDIASVTGLSFATNIKSEVVPRLIHAGMLELGTTLQLTHEAIGNAIAANAQQLNIQHFARAYQARTGCADSVNPFIAIRWEALDCTLVLKKTQAEAEAASHALELRNARKLR, via the coding sequence ATGACGCTCCCGGCCGATCGCTCGACCCAGGTTCTGCAGAACCTCCTGACCGCGCTCCCACAAGAGGAGCGCGACCAGATCGCGCTGATGGAGCGCGTCAAGTCACGCGTCCTGCGAACGCATGATCGCGATGGCGTAGCCAACGCCGCCTTCACCTTCCTGCTTCGCGATCTCGTGACGCGCGTCGATCCCACGCGCCCGCTCGGCCCCGGCAACCGGATGGAAACCCGCGCGCTCGTCGTCACGGGCCGGACGGGCGCCGGCAAGAGCTCGCTCCTCTCCCGGATGTTCGCCAACCATCCGGGCTTCACCGGCTACGGCATCCCGCACTCGCAATGCCCTGCGATCACGATCGGAACCCCCTCCCCGTGCACGCCGAAAGCCCTCGGCCTCGAAATCCTGCGCGCCCTTGGCTACCCCATGTCCGCGAGCCGAACCCAAGCCTACATCTTCTCCATGGTGCGCGAGCGGTTGCAGCAGAGAGGCATCCTCGCCCTGCACCTCGACGAGGTGCACAACGTCTTGGAGAACGCCAGCGAGCGTGACGTCCGCGAGATCCGCAAGGTGTTCAAGACCTTCATGGCCTCGGATGCCTGGCCGGTCGTGCTGGTCCTGTCTGGCTTGCCGCAGATCGCCAGCTTCTTTGAAGGCTTGGCGGAGACAGACGACGATGGGCAGACTCGCGCCGACACCAAAGGCGAAGTGCGCAGGCGCAGCCAGTTCATCCACCTGCGGTCTCTGAGCCTGCCTGGCGACATCGCAATGGTGTTCGCAGCGCTCCAGGACATCGCGTCCGTTACCGGCCTCAGCTTCGCGACAAACATCAAGAGCGAGGTCGTTCCCAGGCTTATTCATGCCGGAATGCTTGAGCTCGGCACGACATTGCAGCTGACCCACGAAGCTATCGGCAATGCAATCGCGGCGAACGCACAGCAGCTAAATATCCAGCACTTCGCCCGCGCCTACCAGGCTCGCACCGGATGCGCCGACAGTGTGAACCCCTTCATCGCAATCCGTTGGGAGGCGCTCGACTGCACCCTGGTGCTCAAGAAAACCCAGGCCGAGGCGGAGGCAGCAAGCCACGCCCTCGAACTCAGGAACGCGAGGAAATTGCGATGA
- a CDS encoding phospholipase D-like domain-containing protein yields MWGILQAYWPHILGVISIVMASIASAHAVMTKDEVRAAIGWVGVIILSPIIGPLIYAIAGVNRIRRATILAQRPGHGTAATHFHASDDDIATRFGRRFTALRTLGDRVARHPLTSGNSIETLRTGDEAYGAMLAAIEGAGRSIILESYIFDRDPIGLRIADALIAAHRRGVAVRVLIDAVGARYSVPSIAGHLREGGVAVDVFNGNIIMGLRLPYANLRTHRKIIVVDGATAFMGGMNIRQGFTREFAGDAYAHDTHFRLTGPVVANLFAIAAEDWSFAAGEILEGPAWDITPAAAGETSVLMRAVPSGPDSYLETNHKLLMGALSVARRSVRIMSPYFLPDQELISAIVTAARRGVDIDIVVPSVNNLVLVDRAMTAQFDQILKSYCRIWRSTGAFDHSKLFVIDGSWAYVGSSNLDPRSLRLNFEIDIEVLDHDFAGAIDDRIEAVMAEATPVELAALRARPYVMRLMDRLIWLGSPYL; encoded by the coding sequence ATGTGGGGGATTCTCCAAGCCTATTGGCCGCATATCCTCGGCGTCATCTCGATCGTGATGGCGAGCATCGCCAGCGCGCATGCCGTGATGACGAAGGACGAGGTGCGCGCCGCGATCGGCTGGGTCGGCGTCATCATCCTGTCGCCGATCATCGGGCCGCTGATCTATGCCATCGCCGGAGTGAACCGCATCCGCCGCGCCACGATCCTGGCGCAGCGCCCCGGCCATGGCACGGCCGCGACCCATTTCCACGCCAGCGACGACGACATCGCGACGCGGTTCGGCCGACGCTTCACCGCGCTCAGGACATTGGGCGATCGGGTTGCCCGCCACCCGCTGACATCAGGCAACAGCATCGAAACGCTGCGCACCGGCGACGAGGCCTATGGAGCGATGCTCGCGGCCATCGAGGGCGCGGGGCGCAGCATCATCCTCGAAAGCTACATCTTCGACCGCGATCCGATCGGCCTGCGCATCGCCGACGCGCTGATCGCCGCCCATCGGCGCGGCGTCGCGGTGCGGGTGCTGATCGACGCGGTCGGCGCGCGCTACTCGGTGCCGAGCATCGCCGGGCATCTGCGCGAGGGCGGCGTCGCGGTCGACGTGTTCAACGGCAACATCATCATGGGTCTGCGGCTGCCCTACGCCAATCTGCGGACGCACCGGAAGATCATCGTCGTCGACGGCGCCACCGCCTTCATGGGCGGGATGAACATCCGCCAGGGCTTCACCCGCGAATTCGCCGGCGATGCCTACGCCCACGACACGCATTTCAGGCTGACCGGTCCCGTCGTCGCCAATCTCTTCGCCATCGCGGCGGAAGACTGGTCCTTTGCCGCCGGCGAAATCCTGGAAGGACCAGCATGGGACATTACGCCTGCAGCTGCGGGCGAAACCTCCGTGCTGATGCGGGCCGTGCCGTCGGGCCCGGACTCCTATCTGGAGACCAATCACAAGCTGTTGATGGGGGCGCTGTCGGTGGCGCGCCGCTCGGTGCGGATCATGTCGCCCTATTTCCTGCCGGACCAGGAGCTGATCAGCGCGATCGTCACCGCGGCGAGACGCGGCGTGGACATCGACATCGTCGTTCCCTCCGTCAACAATCTGGTGCTGGTCGACCGGGCCATGACCGCGCAGTTCGACCAGATCCTCAAGAGCTACTGCCGGATCTGGCGCTCGACCGGGGCGTTCGACCATTCCAAGCTCTTCGTCATCGACGGCAGCTGGGCCTATGTCGGCTCCTCCAACCTCGACCCCCGCTCGCTCAGGCTGAACTTCGAGATCGACATCGAGGTGCTCGACCATGATTTCGCCGGCGCGATCGACGATCGCATCGAGGCGGTGATGGCTGAGGCGACGCCGGTCGAGCTTGCCGCCCTGCGCGCCCGGCCCTATGTCATGCGTCTGATGGACAGGCTGATCTGGCTCGGCTCTCCCTACCTTTGA